The Desulforegula conservatrix Mb1Pa genome segment TGTTAATTTAAGGTCTTATTATTGTGTTTTAACTTTTGGATATCATTGCTTGCCCTATGTTGCTCTCTGCTGATTTTTGCTCGCTCCTTTCCAGTTAGGGTTCCATCAGATTTCATATTTTTTTCGTCATTTTTTATTTTTGATTGTTCAGCATTAAGAGCTCCAGCTTCTTTTTTTGTCAGCTGGCCGCTTTCAATGCCTTGGGTTATTCTTTTATTTTGAGCATATTCATGAGTCTTTATTTTTGAATCATTGGTTCCGGCAAAAGCAGCGCCTGAACCTAACAATAATACCAATATTCCTGTTAAAGATGATTTCATAAATCTGTTCACGACTTTTTCCTTTTCAGAAAACATATTGTTTTTTTTAGTTCCATTCATGTGCATCTTAAATGTTTATATCCCTAAGTCCGAATTCCACGGACGGCTTCTTTATTCAACGCCCATTCTTTTTTAGAGCCGCCGCCATCGGCGGCTCTTTTGCGAAAGGAGAGGATTATGAAAAAGCTTTTTGCTTTGAAACTATGTATAGCAATACTGGTGCCAATAGCTGAGGTATATGATGTTTAAGTACATAATATACTGTTTATACAGGTAAATATATAAAAGATTGGCGGTGTCTTTTTCAGAATAGTGATCCAACAAATTTAATAAGGGTAACAAATATTCAGGTTTGCGAGATTCGATAAACTGGTTGGATATTAAAGATACAAAAGGAAAAATTCAGGCAAGCTTGCTGGAGGAGATACAGACCTAAGCTAAAAACATCAAAAAAGTACACATGCTTGCTCGAATGCCACAGGTTAATTTACTCGTGAAACAATGGATGCTATGGAGTCGTTTATTTGTTTCAACTCATAAATAGCCCATAATCAACAAATAGTCTTGATGTCAATAGCTTCCTTAAGCTTTAAGGCCTGTCAATTCAAAACGCCGGTATATTCTGTTTCCAAGACAACTGCTTTGCTTAGAAACACCTTCGGGCTTTCAACCTTTGTGAACCCGCATGTCCCTGCTATTCTGACAGTTTCTTTAAAATCTTTTTTTGAAACATGGAAAGGAGGCTCTGTTATGAAAATTTTCCCTTTTGTTTTCAGTATAGATTTAATCTCATTGAAAAAGGCTTCCTGATCAGGGATCTCATGAAGAACATAAAACGCCAAAATAAAATCAACACTCTCTGATAGGCCTATTTTATTAGCTTTGCACTTATGAAGAGTTATTCGTTCCTCAAGCTTTGTCCCCTGAATCTTGTCCCTCAGTTTTTGAAGCATGCCTTCCTGCACATCAGATGCTATAATCCGGCCTGATTGGCCAACCATCTGAGCCATATCAACAGAGAAAAAGCCCGGACCGCATCCTATATCCAGAACTGTCATCCCTTCTTTGATATATGGTTTCAGTATTTTCTGAGGATCTTGCAGCCATTTTCGAATTCTGTTGTCAAGGCTGCCTGCTCTTTCTACCGGACATACCCGTATATTTTCTTCTTTAATCATAATCGTATCCTTTAACTTGAGGACAATAATGTAAATAGCCGCCAAAAACATCGGAGATAAATTATCATCTACAGCTTCATCATCGGCAATGGACTGAACGGATGAGTTTTAAGCCTTTGAACGGTCAATTCAAGAAGCCGCATGTGAAATCCCTCATTCGGGTATAATGAAAGAACTTCTCTGACAAATGATGAAGGCAGTCCTGATTTTATCATTCCAAGCGAAACATCAACCAGATCAGCCTTGCGGAATTCTTCAACAATCCAGCTGTTATCCGGGCCTGAACCAAAACCTGATTTTGACTCATATGTCGTAAGTTTGTGGTGCTGCTCAATCATTTCTTCTATCTCAGCGATCCAATCGTTTAGATTTGCCCCTTCAAGATATTCACGGGCAAGTTTTCTGGATGGTTCGAGGTATTCCACTGTGCAATCTGTCCAGATTCCAAGATCATGAAACGCGGCCGCTATACCACTCTTTTGGATATTTTTCGAATTCTCACCGCAGAGCGCTACGCAGAAATTAAAAACCCGGCAACAGTGATTTTTATAAGGAATGTAATCCTTTTTTAGATAATTGCGCCATTTTTCAAGGATTTCATCTATTATTGGAACTTGATCGTATACTTTCATGAAGCCTCCTTTTTTTAAAGATACCCTTATTTCTGTTTGAATAACCTAAATAGCATCCGGGGCATTTTTTGTAAAAACAACAACAACTTCTCTTCCAACACATTTATGTATGCTCACTTGAAAGAGCGTTCTGGAATCTCTTTAAAAAATGCTGTATAGAGTTCACTCCAAATTATTTTAATGACCATTATCAGGAACATAAGAATTGAAAGACAAAGAAAAAAAAGCACTCACCCAGGAAGAGATTGCAGGCTGCATATCCATTCTTGAATCCATGAT includes the following:
- a CDS encoding class I SAM-dependent methyltransferase, whose translation is MIKEENIRVCPVERAGSLDNRIRKWLQDPQKILKPYIKEGMTVLDIGCGPGFFSVDMAQMVGQSGRIIASDVQEGMLQKLRDKIQGTKLEERITLHKCKANKIGLSESVDFILAFYVLHEIPDQEAFFNEIKSILKTKGKIFITEPPFHVSKKDFKETVRIAGTCGFTKVESPKVFLSKAVVLETEYTGVLN
- a CDS encoding HD domain-containing protein; its protein translation is MKVYDQVPIIDEILEKWRNYLKKDYIPYKNHCCRVFNFCVALCGENSKNIQKSGIAAAFHDLGIWTDCTVEYLEPSRKLAREYLEGANLNDWIAEIEEMIEQHHKLTTYESKSGFGSGPDNSWIVEEFRKADLVDVSLGMIKSGLPSSFVREVLSLYPNEGFHMRLLELTVQRLKTHPFSPLPMMKL